From the genome of Sphingobacterium sp. UGAL515B_05:
ATCCACTTCCTGCGTTACCACAATTGCTTCCCCAAAAAATTTCCTGACGGTTTTGAATAAATAGCGTATATATTCGGCCATTCCTTCTTTAGCAATTGCCTTCCAGGCCTCCTCTATGAGAATCATCTTACGGATACCTTTTAACCGGCGCATCTTATTGATAAAGACCTCCATAATGATTATTGTCACTACTGGGAACAGGATTTTATGGTCTTTGATCGCATCTATTTCAAAAACAATAAATCTCTTATTAAGCAAATCAAGCTCTTTTTCTGAGTTTAATAAATAATCGTACTCACCGCCTTGGTAGTAGGGTTCAAGAACGTTCAGAAAATTGGCTAGATCAAAATCTTTCTCCCGTACTTCCTTGTCCTGAAGGACTTTTTTGTAATCTCCTTTGACGTATTCGTAGAATCCGTTAAAACACGGTATTTCATCACTGTTTTTAATTCGATCAATATATCCTGCAACCGCATTGGACAATGCCACTTCCTCACTACGTTTTGGCGCTTCGTCGTCCCGTTTCCATAAAGTAAGGATCAATGTCTTAATGCTTTCCCTTTTCTCTATATCAAAGACACCATCTTCAGTATAGAAAGGATTAAATGAGATCGGGTTCTCCTCGGTATAGGTGAAATAAACGCCATCTTTTCCTTTTGTCTTTCCTTTTATAAGCTCACATAATCCCTGATAAGAGTTACCTGTATCCACTAGTAGTACATGAGTTCCTTGCTCATAATATTGTCTCACCATATGATTGGTGAAGAATGATTTTCCACTTCCAATTTTTGGGTGGGCTGGCGGGCTACTCAGTTAAGAATAGCCCGCCAACCCCCAGATGGCCCTAGAATGAAACGGTTTCTATTCGTGATAATCCCCTTTTTCATCGGCAAATCACTGAGGTCCACATGTACCGGTTTCCCTGTCAGCCTATCTGCAAGCTTAATCCCAAATGGCGACAGCGAATCCTGATAATTCGTCTCTTGGGTAAAAAAACATAATGCTGGTTCGATGAAGGTATAAAAGGATTCTTCGGCGGGGAAATCACCTGCATTGCCAGGAATACCCGCCCAAAATAAAGTGGCCGCATCTACCGTATTATGTCGGGGCTTGCATTCCATGAGAGCTAGCGCACTTCCGACATCATTTTTCAGGTTTCGAAGATCCTCGCGATCTTCACTCCATGCAAATACATTATAATGTGCCCTTATCGAGGGTGAGCCGTGAGAATGGGCTTCATTAAGATAACGTTCGATCCATTCCTTGTTTATCTGGTTTGCCCGACTATAACGCGCCAGCGAGTGCATATTCCTGGCTGACTTCTCAAATTTTTTGAGGTTTTCGGAACTGTTATCAATAAATAGGTATTGATTATAAATATGGTCACAGCTCAGCATCAGTCCAACAGGACTTGCAAAGGACAGCATGCAGTCACTTCGATCTGTGGAAAGCCTGTCATAACGGTTACAGTCCGAAACGGTTCCGGGAAGATCATCCGTATTTGATAAGGTATGGAGGACCATCTTTTTGCTACCGATCCTGAGTTCTTCTGCTCCTAATGCTATATCCTGCAGAACAGGATTATTCTCCCTGGACAGCGTAAAATACTGTTCAAGAATTCCAGTCTGCCCGTCGGTCCCCAAAATTTCACCCTCGCGGATCTGATCCATTGTTATATGACCACTGTCATTAATTATCCGCTGGAACTGGCTCACCGACTCCAAAAAACGTCGCATTCCTTCTTTATCCCGAATTTCCTTGGGCACAAGATTCCCCTTGCATAGACTGCTGAAATTGCTCTGCGACTGCATCCGTGACTTTGTCGTTTTTGTCAGGAAAACGTAGCAGTAATGGTTTAAGAAGGGACGTTCATTAAAGTGGAGCTGGAAAGAACGTGACAAAAAGCTGTGTTCATTTCTTTCTATGTCCGGTTGATATTGCTCTTTAAGGTACCAATCCTGCTTGTGCAGGATACTATAATCAGGTAAAGTTTTGATCGCTTTACACCAGGAAGAATGAATGGATTCATACACATCCGTGCCTACGGTGAAAATTTCAGGTAGCCGTACCCGGAAACAAACCGTAAGATCTCCTTCCTTCGATATGATGCAGTTGTTCTCAATTGCAAGAAGGGGAAAACGGCTTTCTAAAGTTGTGATCTTAGAAATATTTCTCATGATATCGTTTAAGATTTAGCGTTAAAATTTTGATTATTCTCACCTTTAGCTGTTGGAGAATTTAGGTAAGACTGGACAGGTTTACGAGTGATGATATACTGCGGGTGCTTTCTTTTCGCACTTAGCTTCATCAGGCCATATTCACCATACCTGTTGTTCAGGCTGAAAGTTTTCCAAACGATCAACGATGCAGATAGGAATCCCACCGAAAGGCAGAGATACATATTTACGTTGGCCATGTACAGCACCATTACGAGGATCAGCACAAATAATAATCCTCCAGCAAATCCAAACAGATATTGCGCTTTCAACCCCTTAAATTCAACTGTACAGCCGATTCCCTTATTGATGTTAAAGGTTTTCATGTTCTTAAGATTTAAAATTTAGGGTTCCCTGCACTATCGCTAGGTCATAGTTGGCGGTAAGTACTTCAATCTTTTTCTTTGGCACTTTTCCCGAATGTTTATCTACCAGCACCTCTTTCTGCATTTGTACAGTGTGCCAGTCAAAATCCCGGCTGAATTTGTTAAGGATCTCACTTGGATAACTGCTCAAAAGAAATTTTCCCTTTGTATGTGATAGACACAAAAGCAGAGATTCAAAATCATCTTTACTGTACCCATCGTAATGACCGCAGTCGCTATTAAAATAAGGCGGATCACAATAGTGAAAGGCCTTTTCGTGATCTCGCGAATTGATAATTCTAATGGCATCCGTGTTTTCGATCTGGACATTCTGTAGACGTATGGCATATTGCTCGGAAAATGAAGTACGTTTGTTGCTCATTCTTTTGGAAGAGGTCTGATCACGAACATCGTATCCCCACGAATCACCAATCTTTGCACTAAAAGACTGATTACATAACACCCATACTGCCCAGGCACGTTGTAACCTATCAAAGAGATGAGGATTGTTATAGATCACCAGCGCATCGCTATGAAGCGATCTGCTGTGAAGTGTAATCCGGATCATTTTTTCCAGCTCTACAAACTGATTTTGGACAATCTCATAGAAGTTGATCAGCTCACGGTTGCAATCGTTGATCACCTCAACCTCAGATTTCGGTTTAGACCAGAATATTGCGCCGCCACCAACAAATGGTTCCACATAAGTATAATGTGGTGGAATTAGAGGAATAATGATCCTTGCCAGCTGCTGCTTTCCGCCATAGTATGTCAGTGGCGTTACCATCTTACTTTTTGCCATAATTGAAAAAATTTAATAGCATCAGCCTAAAGAAAAAATGACCGTAAGATCGTCGCTGCGACAATCAGGAATATACACGCGCCGAACCAGCTGGCCGCTGTCTTTGAGGTATCAGGATCCCCCGAACTGAATTTGTTGTACACCTTCACTCCACCGATGAGCCCGACCACAGCACCGATCGCATAGATCAGCTTTGTTGCGGGATCAAAGTAACTTGTGACCATCTGTGTCGCCTCTTGAATGCCGGCAGCACCATTTCCCTGTGCAAATACCTCATTGCTGGCAAGTGAAATCAACAGCAACCCAAGCAAAATTTTTTGTTTTGATTTTTTCATGTTTCATTACATTTTAAGTTTGTAATACCCGTTTCTACGGGCTTGGAAACAAAGGTGTTCGAGATTAGATCAGATTGGGGGCAGCGTGGTATTAGACGTACTAAGTTTGCCGTTGATGTCCTAATCGGACTTAGGAAAACAAAAAAAAAACCGCCAGACTGGAAAAGTCTGGCGGTCTTACTACTATGTGCTACAATTTCCGTCCCTTCTTATTTTCTTTATTTTCAGTTCTTTTTTTTACTGCATCCTTGATGGGTTGTTTGAGTTTATTTTCAGAAATAAGTTGATCGATTCCAGACTTATTCCATGGGATCACATCGGCCTTAAAGTCAAGCCGAAGACCCGTTTCTTTTAAGCCTTCTATTTCCGCCCACCCCCATTTTCGATTCCACCCTACGGGATCAAGGGTCTTCACAAATGGTATTTCAACAAATAATAGGTCTTTTGGATATTCTACAACTTTATCCCATTCGATCTGCCCTATTTCATGTGTTTCAGGGTTATACGGAAATGCATAGGTATTTTTTTCGTCAACGTACCAGTCCTCAAGCTCATCAAAACTTATCCCCATCGTGGAAAAATCATCCTTGGGCCGTAAAAGATCTATCCGTGCATCTGCATAAAAGATGTGGCCACCAATTTCAATTGTTGGAAGTTCTCCATTTTTAATTCGCCTTGTTAATACTTCCTGATCGACCATAAGCTCAAAATCGCTAAGTAAAAGGATTTCCTCAACAGCTTTATTGTATTTCTCTGCCATCTGCTCTGGGGCCAGCGTAACAAATTGCGGAGGCATTATGGTTAAATCCTGTCTACTTGTCTTGTCGAAATGATCAAAGCGGTATCCTGCTTCCCCCAGATCGATCATATCCTCCAATGTGTAGCGGTTTTCTGGGTTAGCCCTTTCTCGAAATTCGAATTTCTCCACATCAATGATAAACTCAATTCCGTAATCTGGATCTGTATAGATCGGTAGTTCTTTTTCCATAACTCAGCATTTTATTATTTTTTATTAATGTAATTGCTGAGCTAAAGTCTGCCGTAACCCAATATATTTGATGATTTGATGTAAATCGAGGTACCATTTTTCTATGATTTTCCTATCTAATATTAAAAAAGTCTATATTCAAAATTTTGGCCGCTTCCCTTTCCATAATTTCTATAATCTTTATCAATATCAGAACATGCCCCTACCCTTTTTCCGGGATTTAGGTAGGGACTGCGCCTCTTTATTTTCCATCCTTTTCAAAGCGACCTCAGATAAGATCTGACCCACAACTTCTTTTATTGGAACAGGAACAGATACAGACCTACCTTGCTCTATACCATTATTATTGGTAACTGTTGATAGCCAATCAATATAATTTCTGGCATCTTCCATATTAACAGGTTCCATTTTCCTGTAGCCTATACTTTTTGAATCATCAAGTCCGATGTAAAATCCGTAATCGGGAAAATCAAGCTTATCATAAACAATAATAATATTGTCAATTGATTTTTGTGAAACATTATTTTTATGACTGGCTATTATCTGACCTTTGTATTCTTCAATTATATAATCAGGATCATCCTTTGCTATCATTGTTGCTTTATTTATTGTTACTAATTAGTGCCTTCCAAATTCAGAATCAAATAAAATCCCCGATATCGAAACTGTCCAGTGCAGTATTATGATCCTCTTTCGGAATAAAAATATGTTTTTCCGATAACGACTTATCCAAAAGTCTGGCAATCTTCTGAGAAGCTCCATCAATGGACAGTTGCATCATAGCAAGAAATTCTGTTCCCTCAATTTTTTGGATGATGTGCGTAGTTTCCTCTTCTTGCGCTGCATCCAGACTTTCCTTCTGCAACAGGTTCCCAACTTTTGTCAGTTCATTTAAGGAAACTGCCTGTCCAAACCGATCATCATCCGTTAGAATATCATCGAAATCCTCAGAGTCTTCTACATTAAACTTAGAGGCATCTTCTCCTTCCTGGTCATTTTCGATTGAATCGTTGTTACCCTCATCCACCTTATTTACTAACATTTGCTCAATCAGCTTTTTCCTGTTGGCAAGCCAGACCGGTGTTTTTTCATTTTCAGGAATTGCTACCCCACCGATGACATGCGGTTCAGCTTCCTGCTCAACCTTTCGATATTTTTTCCGCTGAGGTTTCATAAACCTCACCTTGTCAACCAACAATAGTATAATCACGACAATTAGGCAAAACAATATTACAATCTGCATTAAACCCTCCATGATCTTAGAAAAGGGGTTTTGATTTGTCGTTGAATTCCTTCACCAGGATTTCCGCAAATAGCGCGAAATGATGCCTCAATATGTTATCAAGCAACGCATATAAAGGTATTTTATCCTCACCTATTACATTCGCAATTCTCAATAATCTGGTGTGATTCTCACCGCTAACATAGATGCTCTTATCTCCACGCTTATCCATGAAGCTATCTGATAGGAATAGTGATTCATATTTCACATTTTCATACGCTACCTGCTGATGGACCTTTACGGTAACTTCAACTTGATTTTTTTTCTTTTTCATCTTATAAAATGGGTTTAAATTTTTTATTGAAATACTCAGTAATCTCATCTCCATATTCTCGGAAGTGATTTTCCAATATATTGTCTATATATGAATACAGCGTTACTTTATCCTCCCTGGTCAACTGCACTATTCGCAATAGCCGCTCATGATATTCTGATCGGATATAGACAACCTTGCCACTTCTGCCACTGGGAAAGCGGTTTACAAGAAATAACTCTTCGTAATCCATCTTTTTGCCAGCTCTTGTTCTGGATTTCTCAACTTTAGCCAGTGAATCTGTATTTTTGTCCATACCCTTCTCCGAATTTGTCGCAGGCAAAGGTTCATCACCAGACATGATGTTCATCAAGTACTCCTCATCTATGATGGGTTTCTCAAACTCTTTACGATCTTTCTTTATTGCCATCCTACATATGAATTACCTTTAGAAACTCTATAACGAATTGGTCCACACGTGTGGCTTTTAAAATTTGCACATCAGCAGGTAAGAGTGTCGATTTAAACACATAATTACCTGTATCATCAATTTCTTTTCGAAATCGTTTACTGTCCATGATCCGCGACTGCATTATACGTATTGACAGCTCCTCTATCACACTTTGATATAATTCGTAAAGACCTGTCTTTTCCCTGCCATCAACCTGATTCCAGAATAAGTATAAAGATTGCTCAATGGCATTTTTATTCTTTGCTGGAAGTTTTAGAAAAACCTCACTGAATGCGAGTGTGCTCTCCACAACAAGCCGGTCCGCAGTAATAGGTGAAAAAATAAAATTCATTCCTTTTAAAGCACCGATGACTCCGTGTGTATTGGC
Proteins encoded in this window:
- a CDS encoding DUF3408 domain-containing protein — protein: MKKKKNQVEVTVKVHQQVAYENVKYESLFLSDSFMDKRGDKSIYVSGENHTRLLRIANVIGEDKIPLYALLDNILRHHFALFAEILVKEFNDKSKPLF
- a CDS encoding DUF3408 domain-containing protein codes for the protein MAIKKDRKEFEKPIIDEEYLMNIMSGDEPLPATNSEKGMDKNTDSLAKVEKSRTRAGKKMDYEELFLVNRFPSGRSGKVVYIRSEYHERLLRIVQLTREDKVTLYSYIDNILENHFREYGDEITEYFNKKFKPIL
- a CDS encoding ParA family protein, whose amino-acid sequence is MEKKKETLKVSIYAQKGGVGKSTITILLASVLHYRLGYNIVVLDCDFPQHSLIGIRERDKRTIMESDFHKKLAVKQFHTINKKAYPIIKCKAENALEKAFEYCETSSVTPDIIFFDLPGTANTHGVIGALKGMNFIFSPITADRLVVESTLAFSEVFLKLPAKNKNAIEQSLYLFWNQVDGREKTGLYELYQSVIEELSIRIMQSRIMDSKRFRKEIDDTGNYVFKSTLLPADVQILKATRVDQFVIEFLKVIHM
- a CDS encoding DUF4133 domain-containing protein, translated to MKTFNINKGIGCTVEFKGLKAQYLFGFAGGLLFVLILVMVLYMANVNMYLCLSVGFLSASLIVWKTFSLNNRYGEYGLMKLSAKRKHPQYIITRKPVQSYLNSPTAKGENNQNFNAKS
- a CDS encoding DUF4134 domain-containing protein yields the protein MKKSKQKILLGLLLISLASNEVFAQGNGAAGIQEATQMVTSYFDPATKLIYAIGAVVGLIGGVKVYNKFSSGDPDTSKTAASWFGACIFLIVAATILRSFFL
- a CDS encoding DNA adenine methylase; its protein translation is MAKSKMVTPLTYYGGKQQLARIIIPLIPPHYTYVEPFVGGGAIFWSKPKSEVEVINDCNRELINFYEIVQNQFVELEKMIRITLHSRSLHSDALVIYNNPHLFDRLQRAWAVWVLCNQSFSAKIGDSWGYDVRDQTSSKRMSNKRTSFSEQYAIRLQNVQIENTDAIRIINSRDHEKAFHYCDPPYFNSDCGHYDGYSKDDFESLLLCLSHTKGKFLLSSYPSEILNKFSRDFDWHTVQMQKEVLVDKHSGKVPKKKIEVLTANYDLAIVQGTLNFKS